From a single Vidua chalybeata isolate OUT-0048 chromosome 37 unlocalized genomic scaffold, bVidCha1 merged haplotype SUPER_37_unloc_5, whole genome shotgun sequence genomic region:
- the LOC128782772 gene encoding translational activator of cytochrome c oxidase 1, whose product MAAAAAAAALALRAPALARPLRAAPRGYLGTPRWPPSLGGLPVAPVAPAGPAGRAMAGHNRWSKVRNVKGPRDAERSRLWQKMARMLRAAAREGGPEPSLNPELAAVVAQCRSLNVPKATIEGALRSARVMTTAHPELAAVVAQCRSLNVPKATIEGALRSARLAAVVAQCRSLNVPKATIEGALRSARVMTTAHPELAAVVAQCRSLNVPKATIEGALRSARERPAGGSQVLLTARGPGGSLLLLDVRTDNVRRSQAELRTLLGRYGASLTGDVRHAFEAVGVVRVSGRTLAMEAALELAAAAGAQDVVAEDEAELKFLCDPSALGTVRQHLVAAGLRPLSAAVEFVPRSALALPDGPRAEAERLLRALAEWPDVVRLFHNIQDGPAVTPGGHSAPAAPPGAQ is encoded by the exons atggcggcggcggcggcggcggcggcgctggccCTGCGGGCCCCGGCGCTGGCCCGGCCGCTCCGCGCCGCTCCCCGGGGCTACCTGGGCACCCCCCGGTGGCCACCGAGCCTCGGGGGGCTCCCGGTGGCCCCGGTGGCCCCGGCGGGCCCGGCGGGCCGGGCCATGGCCGGCCACAACCGCTGGTCCAAGGTGCGCAACGTGAAGGGCCCGCGGGACGCGGAGCGGAGCCGGCTGTGGCAGAAAATGGCGCGGATGCTGAGGGCGGCGGCCAGAG AGGGCGGCCCGGAGCCGTCGCTGAACCCCGAGCTGGCCGCGGTGGTGGCCCAGTGCCGGTCACTCAACGTGCCCAAGGCCACCATCGAGGGAGCCCTGCGGTCAGCACGggtga tgaccactgccCACCCCGAGCTGGCCGCGGTGGTGGCCCAGTGCCGGTCACTCAACGTGCCCAAGGCCACCATCGAGGGAGCCCTGCGGTCAGCACGg CTGGCCGCGGTGGTGGCCCAGTGCCGGTCACTCAACGTGCCCAAGGCCACCATCGAGGGAGCCCTGCGGTCAGCACGggtga tgaccactgccCACCCCGAGCTGGCCGCGGTGGTGGCCCAGTGCCGGTCACTCAACGTGCCCAAGGCCACCATCGAGGGAGCCCTGCGGTCAGCACGg GAGCGTCCGGCCGGGGGGTCGCAGGTGCTGCTGACCGCTCGGGGCCCGGGGGGgtcactgctcctgctggacGTCCGCACGGACAACGTCCGGCGCAGCCAGGCCGAGCTCCGGACACTGCTCGGCCGCTACGG GGCCTCGCTGACCGGTGACGTCCGGCACGCCTTCGAGGCCGTGGGCGTGGTCCGAGTGTCCGGCCGGACGTTGGCCATGGAGGCCGCGCTGGAGCTGGCCGCAGCGGCCGGAGCCCAGGACGTGGTGGCCGAGGACGAGGCCGAGCTCAAG TTCCTGTGTGACCCCTCGGCCCTGGGCACCGTCCGGCAGCACCTGGTGGCCGCAGGGCTCCGGCCGCTCTCGGCCGCCGTCGAGTTCGTGCCGCGCTCGGCGCTGGCCTTGCCGGACGGTCCGAGGGCCGAGGCCGAGCGGCTACTCCGGGCTCTGGCCGAGTGGCCGGACGTCGTCCGGCTCTTCCACAACATCCAGGACGGGCCGGCGGTCACTCCGGGCGGTCACTCGGCtccggccgcgccgcccggcGCTCAATAA
- the TBRG1 gene encoding transforming growth factor beta regulator 1 has product MPKPLRPRPAERVRQRFRRLRRAARALVLENAALCDELARLEAKWTLARGQRRFLLGRLLGHRAAAAAAAGEAAGEAAKRPRRARAAAARGRGGRGGGRDDQWSAGSKDDQWSAGSKDDQWSAGSKDDQWSAGGRAGVKDDQWSAGSKDDQWSVRVKEEQWSAGSKDDQWSAEPKDDQWSAGSKDDHWSVTVKEEQWSAESKDDQWSAGPKDDQWSVRVKEEQWSAGSKDDQWSAGPKDDQWSVTVKEEQWSAESKDDQWSAGPKDDQWSAAVKEEQWSVEVKEEQWSVGSKDDQWSAGLRDDQWSRAAGSRDDQWSAGGRPGPSNDQWSAGSRGDRWSSGRAASGSRPRHAATPVSGGLRPPDEARGDRRPNGGAADRSAAVRPEEEEEEEDDDHDDRDDHEEDEEDEDEDDEDEGSAPAFGYSGLFLGSPAGSDE; this is encoded by the coding sequence ATGCCCAAGCCCCTCCGGCCGCGTCCGGCCGAGCGCGTCCGGCAGCGTTTCCGGCGGCTGCGGCGCGCGGCGCGGGCGCTGGTGCTGGAGAACGCCGCGCTCTGCGACGAGCTGGCGCGGCTCGAGGCCAAGTGGACGCTGGCCCGCGGCCAGCGGCGATTCCTGCTCGGACGCCTGCTCGGAcaccgcgccgccgccgccgccgcggccggaGAGGCGGCCGGAGAGGCGGCCAAGCGGCCGCGGAGAGCCAGGGCGGCCGCGGCCAgggggaggggcgggagggGCGGCGGGAGGGATGACCAGTGGTCAGCGGGCTCGAAGGATGACCAGTGGTCAGCGGGGTCGAAGGATGACCAGTGGTCAGCGGGCTCGAAGGATGACCAGTGGTCAGCTGGAGGAAGAGCTGGGGTGAAGGATGACCAGTGGTCAGCGGGCTCGAAGGATGACCAGTGGTCAGTGAGGGTGAAGGAGGAGCAGTGGTCAGCGGGGTCGAAGGATGACCAGTGGTCAGCGGAGCCCAAGGATGACCAGTGGTCAGCGGGCTCGAAGGATGACCACTGGTCAGTGACGGTGAAGGAGGAGCAGTGGTCAGCGGAGTCGAAGGATGACCAGTGGTCAGCGGGGCCCAAGGATGACCAGTGGTCAGTGAGAGTGAAGGAGGAGCAGTGGTCAGCGGGGTCGAAGGATGACCAGTGGTCAGCGGGGCCCAAGGATGACCAGTGGTCAGTGACGGTGAAGGAAGAGCAGTGGTCAGCGGAGTCGAAGGATGACCAGTGGTCAGCGGGGCCCAAGGATGACCAGTGGTCAGCGGCGGTGAAGGAGGAGCAGTGGTCAGTGGAGGTGAAGGAGGAGCAGTGGTCAGTGGGCTCGAAGGATGACCAGTGGTCAGCGGGATTGAGAGATGACCAGTGGTCAAGAGCAGCTGGCTCAAGAGATGACCAGTGGTCAGCAGGAGGAAGACCCGGCCCGAGCAATGACCAGTGGTCAGCGGGCTCGAGGGGTGACCGCTGGTCAAGCGGACGAGCAGCGTCCGGCTCTCGGCCGCGCCACGCCGCCACGCCCGTGTCCGGCGGGCTCCGGCCACCGGACGAAGCTCGAGGTGACCGCAGGCCCAACGGAGGCGCCGCTGACCGCTCGGCCGCTGTCCggccggaggaggaggaggaggaggaggacgatGACCACGATGACCGCGATGACCacgaggaggacgaggaggacgAGGATGAGGACGACGAGGACGAAGGCTCCGCTCCGGCCTTCGGCTACTCCGGCCTCTTCCTGGGCAGTCCGGCCGGCTCGGACGAGTGA